The proteins below are encoded in one region of Nocardioides marmorisolisilvae:
- a CDS encoding helix-turn-helix transcriptional regulator, with translation MENRTPDLGPLPATPTVTGLSRGRRTVLDLLGARPEPTTLADLAELAGLHENTVRGHLDALADDGLVTRVRAEPEGRGRPAWLWSASGAGTDHPEYAGLATALARTLLRTSAHPEDDAVEAGQVWGRELASASTATSEGTPPRQRVRRLLADLGFAPEPGRSASGMRLTRCPLLELAREQPGIVCNVHLGLVGGALEEYGATDLDAELRPFAEPGACLLDLRDQP, from the coding sequence GTGGAAAATCGAACCCCCGATCTGGGCCCGCTGCCGGCGACGCCCACGGTCACCGGACTGAGCCGGGGGCGGCGCACCGTGCTCGACCTGCTGGGCGCCCGACCGGAGCCCACCACGCTCGCCGACCTGGCCGAGCTGGCCGGGCTGCACGAGAACACCGTCCGCGGACACCTCGACGCGCTCGCCGACGACGGCCTCGTGACTCGGGTCCGCGCCGAGCCCGAGGGTCGGGGCCGACCTGCCTGGCTGTGGAGCGCGAGCGGGGCCGGCACCGACCACCCGGAGTACGCCGGCCTCGCCACCGCCCTGGCCCGCACCCTGCTGCGCACCAGCGCCCATCCCGAGGACGACGCCGTCGAAGCAGGTCAGGTGTGGGGCCGCGAGCTGGCCAGCGCCTCGACCGCGACGTCCGAGGGAACCCCGCCCCGGCAACGGGTCCGGCGCCTGCTCGCGGACCTGGGCTTCGCGCCCGAGCCGGGTCGCTCGGCGAGCGGAATGCGGTTGACCCGGTGCCCGCTGCTGGAGCTGGCGCGCGAGCAGCCGGGCATCGTCTGCAACGTCCACCTCGGTCTGGTCGGCGGCGCGCTGGAGGAGTACGGCGCCACCGACCTCGACGCCGAGCTGCGGCCGTTCGCCGAGCCGGGAGCCTGCCTGCTCGACCTGCGAGACCAGCCGTGA
- a CDS encoding multicopper oxidase domain-containing protein — protein MRIANGPVEVGARRRFNPMRDIPAVLWLLAVVVVALVHRELAAPRWLMFHLLLLGAVTHSILVWSQHFADALLHTAPTSSAYRNRTVRLVLLNLGALVVVLGVTGVHWEVAAAGGTAVVAAVGWHGVSLVLQLRRALGSRFAVTVRFYVASAALLPVGVLFGVLMVRGAGMPWHARLMTAHVVVNVLGWMGLTVMGTMVTLWPTMLRTRIVVGAETIAARALWVLLGGIVVAVGGCLVGQRLLVTLGLLGYAAGLVVLARPFALAMRSKPPLHFPTWSVLAAVSWLTGVVVALAVGVGVAPGWMAAHELLEALTPALAAGFGAQVLLGALSYLIPVAVGGGPAGARAANTVLDRGSALRVMVVNAGLVVCLLPVPAMVRLLVSVTVLVSLASFLPLMFAAMRAARQARDGAASMAAREVPAARRTGPAPVAGERPRGQITGLAAAGFAVVVLAVAVGVALDPAALAGTEHRSSADGVVATGHTTHVVVRAANMRFTPSTVSVPAGNRLVIDLRNTDAHDVHDLVLDSGAHSPRLGPGESATVNAGVVGRDIEGWCSMPGHRQLGMVFHVRVTGLAAVRHSGTGHDMPGMDMGGTTSADHRAAAPVDLSKSPPAGFRAHDPVLPALPHGRVIRRTFTVSDVESAVAPGVRQDLWTYNGTMPGPTLHGRIGDRFVIRLVNDTPMGHSIDFHAGQVAPDRPMRTLAPGQALTYRFTAHHSGIWLYHCSTMPMAVHVANGMFGAVVIDPPHLPPVAHSYVLLQSELYLGAQGGSVDVAKVLAERPDAVVFNGYADQYDADPLTARVGQRIRIWVLDAGPDRPTSFHVVGGQFDTVFSEGAYLLRRGNPEHGAAQVLSLGPAQGGFVEISFRQPGHYPFMSHLMVDAGRGAHGIIRVRR, from the coding sequence ATGAGGATCGCGAACGGACCGGTCGAGGTCGGTGCGCGCAGGCGCTTCAACCCGATGCGGGACATCCCCGCGGTGCTGTGGCTGCTCGCCGTCGTGGTGGTCGCGCTCGTGCACCGCGAGCTCGCCGCGCCACGATGGCTGATGTTCCACCTGCTGCTGCTCGGTGCGGTGACCCACTCGATCCTGGTCTGGAGCCAGCACTTCGCCGACGCACTGCTGCACACCGCGCCCACCTCGTCGGCGTACCGCAACCGGACCGTCCGACTGGTGCTGCTGAACCTGGGTGCCCTGGTCGTGGTGCTCGGCGTCACCGGCGTCCACTGGGAGGTCGCCGCGGCCGGCGGGACCGCGGTCGTGGCCGCGGTCGGATGGCACGGGGTCTCGCTGGTGCTGCAGCTACGCCGCGCTCTGGGCTCCCGGTTCGCAGTGACCGTGCGGTTCTACGTCGCCTCGGCGGCACTGCTGCCGGTCGGGGTGCTCTTCGGCGTACTGATGGTGCGCGGCGCGGGGATGCCTTGGCATGCCCGGCTGATGACCGCGCACGTGGTGGTCAACGTCCTCGGCTGGATGGGCCTGACCGTGATGGGCACCATGGTGACCCTCTGGCCGACGATGCTGCGCACCCGGATCGTCGTCGGGGCGGAGACGATCGCCGCGCGCGCCCTGTGGGTGCTGCTGGGCGGCATCGTGGTGGCGGTCGGCGGCTGCCTGGTCGGGCAACGCCTGCTGGTGACCCTCGGACTGCTGGGGTACGCCGCCGGGCTGGTCGTGCTCGCGCGGCCCTTCGCGCTGGCGATGCGCAGCAAGCCACCGCTGCACTTCCCGACCTGGTCGGTGCTGGCCGCGGTCAGCTGGCTCACCGGCGTCGTGGTCGCCCTGGCCGTGGGTGTCGGTGTGGCGCCCGGCTGGATGGCCGCCCACGAGCTCCTGGAGGCTCTCACGCCCGCGCTCGCCGCCGGCTTCGGGGCGCAGGTGCTGCTCGGCGCCCTGTCCTACCTGATCCCGGTCGCGGTCGGCGGAGGCCCGGCCGGCGCCCGCGCTGCGAACACCGTGCTGGACCGCGGCAGCGCCCTCCGGGTCATGGTCGTCAACGCCGGACTCGTGGTGTGCCTGCTGCCGGTCCCGGCGATGGTGCGGCTGCTGGTGTCGGTGACGGTCCTCGTCTCACTCGCCTCGTTCCTCCCGCTGATGTTCGCCGCGATGCGGGCTGCCCGCCAGGCTCGTGACGGGGCCGCGTCCATGGCCGCCCGAGAGGTGCCCGCTGCCCGGCGTACCGGTCCGGCGCCGGTTGCCGGCGAGAGGCCCCGCGGTCAGATCACCGGCCTGGCCGCAGCAGGGTTCGCGGTCGTGGTGCTCGCCGTGGCCGTCGGAGTTGCTCTGGACCCGGCCGCGCTTGCCGGCACCGAGCACCGCTCCTCCGCCGATGGGGTGGTCGCGACCGGCCACACCACCCACGTCGTCGTGCGCGCCGCGAACATGCGGTTCACCCCGTCGACGGTGAGTGTCCCGGCCGGCAACCGGCTGGTGATCGACCTGCGCAACACCGATGCCCACGACGTGCACGACCTGGTGCTCGACTCCGGCGCGCACAGCCCGCGGCTGGGACCCGGGGAGTCCGCCACGGTGAACGCCGGAGTCGTGGGTCGCGACATCGAGGGCTGGTGCTCGATGCCCGGGCACCGACAGTTGGGGATGGTGTTCCACGTCCGGGTGACCGGGCTGGCGGCCGTGCGGCACTCCGGCACCGGGCACGACATGCCGGGGATGGACATGGGCGGCACGACGAGCGCCGACCATCGGGCCGCGGCACCCGTCGACCTCTCCAAGAGTCCTCCGGCCGGGTTCCGGGCGCATGACCCGGTGCTGCCGGCGCTCCCGCACGGCCGCGTGATCCGCCGTACCTTCACCGTCAGCGACGTCGAGTCGGCCGTGGCGCCGGGCGTCCGGCAGGACCTGTGGACCTACAACGGCACGATGCCCGGCCCGACCCTGCACGGACGGATCGGCGACCGGTTCGTGATCCGGCTGGTCAACGACACCCCGATGGGCCATTCGATCGACTTCCACGCCGGCCAGGTCGCACCGGATCGTCCGATGCGCACCCTGGCACCCGGACAGGCGCTGACCTACCGCTTCACCGCCCACCATTCCGGGATCTGGCTCTACCACTGCTCGACCATGCCGATGGCGGTCCACGTCGCCAACGGCATGTTCGGCGCGGTGGTGATCGACCCGCCGCACCTCCCGCCGGTGGCGCACAGCTATGTGCTGCTGCAGTCCGAGCTCTACCTCGGCGCGCAGGGTGGCTCGGTCGATGTCGCCAAGGTGCTGGCCGAGAGGCCCGACGCCGTCGTCTTCAACGGGTACGCCGACCAGTACGACGCCGATCCGCTGACCGCCCGGGTGGGCCAGCGGATCCGGATCTGGGTGCTCGACGCCGGCCCCGACCGCCCCACCTCGTTCCACGTGGTCGGCGGGCAGTTCGACACGGTGTTCTCCGAGGGCGCCTACCTGCTGCGACGGGGCAACCCCGAGCACGGTGCGGCCCAGGTGCTGAGCCTCGGCCCCGCGCAGGGCGGCTTCGTCGAGATCTCGTTCCGCCAACCCGGGCACTACCCGTTCATGTCACACCTGATGGTCGACGCCGGCCGAGGCGCCCACGGGATCATCCGGGTCCGCCGCTGA
- a CDS encoding long-chain-fatty-acid--CoA ligase, with translation MEPTASGTDPTQPDPTPPDPTHLDDRLAHWAAVDPDGEALSYLGRTWTWREWDDRVRRLAGALRSWGIGRGDVVGSLDKNHPATVELTFAAASLGAATAIFNWRLAGEEVDYVVNDSGARLLLVGTELMPLVESLSDRLTAVERIVTVTPEGGEDDQYESALAAAAPAPRGRDVTPDDVCLVMYSSGTTGHPKGVMLTQRNVLEHTRHAHDGWSFEPGDKNMVSMPLFHVGGSSYVQFGVHDGVPTVMTREPDGASLAGAIMAGANRTFLVPAVLAQVLQSGPDAIALFGRLKTYCYGASPMPLPLLRAAMDAWPETDFIQVYGLTEVCGVITHLMPDEHREALATGREERLTSAGRLLPEAELRVVDPATLADVPTGEHGELWFRTPQTMKGYLNRPEATAEVITEDGWLRTGDMGKVDADGYVYVEDRLKDMIISGGENIYSPEVERVLAEHPGVAEVAVIGVPDDRWGEVVKAVVTRAPGAEVTEDELVTHAREHLAHFKCPRSVDFVTEMPRNPTGKILKRDLRRQYWEGHDRSVI, from the coding sequence ATGGAGCCCACCGCGTCCGGCACCGATCCCACCCAGCCCGATCCGACGCCGCCTGATCCGACCCACCTCGACGACCGGCTGGCCCACTGGGCAGCGGTCGACCCTGACGGCGAGGCGCTCAGCTACCTCGGCCGGACGTGGACCTGGCGCGAGTGGGACGACCGGGTACGCCGGCTCGCGGGCGCGCTGCGGTCGTGGGGGATCGGTCGTGGCGACGTCGTGGGGAGCCTGGACAAGAACCATCCGGCCACCGTCGAGCTCACCTTCGCCGCCGCGTCGCTCGGCGCGGCGACGGCCATCTTCAACTGGCGGCTCGCCGGCGAGGAGGTCGACTACGTCGTCAACGACTCCGGCGCCCGGCTGCTCCTGGTCGGCACCGAGCTGATGCCCCTGGTGGAGAGCCTGAGTGACCGGCTGACCGCGGTGGAGCGGATTGTCACCGTGACGCCCGAGGGCGGGGAGGACGACCAGTACGAGTCGGCCCTTGCCGCTGCCGCTCCGGCCCCTCGTGGTCGGGACGTCACTCCTGACGACGTGTGCCTGGTGATGTACAGCTCGGGCACCACCGGGCATCCCAAGGGAGTGATGCTCACCCAGCGCAATGTCCTCGAGCACACCCGGCACGCCCACGACGGTTGGTCGTTCGAGCCCGGCGACAAGAACATGGTTTCGATGCCGCTGTTCCACGTCGGCGGCTCGTCGTACGTCCAGTTCGGCGTCCACGACGGCGTCCCGACGGTGATGACCAGGGAGCCCGACGGCGCCTCGCTGGCCGGCGCGATCATGGCCGGCGCCAACCGCACGTTCCTGGTTCCGGCGGTCCTCGCGCAGGTGCTCCAGTCCGGCCCGGACGCGATCGCCCTCTTCGGCCGGCTCAAGACCTACTGCTACGGCGCCTCGCCGATGCCGCTGCCGCTGCTCCGGGCGGCGATGGACGCCTGGCCGGAGACCGACTTCATCCAGGTCTACGGGCTCACCGAGGTGTGCGGGGTGATCACCCACCTGATGCCCGACGAGCACCGAGAGGCGCTGGCGACCGGGCGCGAGGAACGGCTGACCAGTGCCGGCCGGCTGCTGCCGGAGGCGGAGCTGCGGGTCGTCGACCCGGCCACGCTGGCCGACGTACCGACGGGCGAGCACGGCGAGCTGTGGTTCCGGACCCCGCAGACGATGAAGGGCTACCTCAACCGGCCGGAGGCGACCGCCGAGGTGATCACCGAGGACGGTTGGCTGCGCACCGGCGACATGGGGAAGGTGGACGCGGACGGCTACGTGTACGTCGAGGATCGGCTCAAGGACATGATCATCTCGGGTGGGGAGAACATCTACTCCCCCGAGGTCGAGCGGGTGCTCGCCGAGCACCCGGGCGTGGCCGAGGTCGCGGTCATCGGCGTTCCCGACGACCGGTGGGGCGAGGTGGTGAAGGCGGTGGTGACCCGGGCGCCGGGCGCTGAGGTGACCGAAGACGAGCTGGTGACCCACGCCCGCGAGCACCTGGCCCACTTCAAGTGCCCACGCTCGGTCGACTTCGTCACAGAGATGCCGCGCAACCCGACCGGCAAGATCCTCAAGCGCGACCTGCGCCGGCAGTACTGGGAGGGGCACGACCGCAGCGTCATCTAG
- a CDS encoding HAD family hydrolase: protein MITAAAFDLGNVLIDWQPEHAIARAVGMDEARRFLASYDFRAWNHLQDQGMPFEESERQAIAAHPEWAEHLLAYRRNFVASLVGPIDGAVDLVRELHRRGVPVFALTNWSAETFHHARERFAWLDLFADIVVSGQERVAKPDPAIFELLSRRSGVPLDQLFYTDDSPRHVTTARALGMTAVVFASPEQLRRDLVAAGLLPD, encoded by the coding sequence GTGATCACCGCAGCGGCCTTCGACCTCGGCAACGTGCTGATCGACTGGCAGCCCGAGCACGCGATCGCCCGAGCCGTCGGGATGGACGAGGCGCGGCGATTCCTGGCGTCGTACGACTTCCGTGCCTGGAACCACCTCCAGGACCAGGGCATGCCGTTCGAGGAGAGCGAGCGGCAGGCGATCGCCGCACACCCGGAGTGGGCCGAGCACCTGCTGGCCTACCGTCGCAACTTCGTCGCCTCGCTGGTCGGGCCCATCGACGGTGCGGTCGACCTGGTCCGAGAGCTGCACAGGCGCGGCGTCCCCGTCTTCGCCCTGACGAACTGGTCGGCGGAGACGTTCCACCACGCCCGAGAACGGTTCGCCTGGCTCGATCTCTTCGCAGACATCGTGGTGTCCGGGCAGGAACGGGTCGCGAAGCCGGATCCAGCGATCTTCGAGCTGCTGTCGCGGCGCTCCGGTGTCCCCCTTGATCAACTCTTCTACACCGACGACAGCCCGCGACACGTGACGACGGCGCGGGCGCTGGGGATGACGGCCGTGGTGTTCGCATCGCCGGAGCAGCTCCGTCGCGACCTGGTGGCTGCAGGGCTGCTGCCCGACTGA
- a CDS encoding EamA family transporter, translating to MSADRVPAPVLVFGGIVSVQFGGALAATLVPQIGAGGSVLLRVGFAALILLAVSRPTLRGHTRADWATVVAFGFALGLMNWSFYGSLAHLPLGVAVTVEFLGPLVLTTALSRRPLDFVAVAAAAGGVLLISRALSIPLGDLSWVGLLLALTAGACWAAYILLSARTGAAFAELDGLSLALCVAAVVVLPAGLAGHDVWTADHVAKGLGLAVLSSLLPYSLELLALRRLKAAVFGILLSVEPAVAALAGLLVLGQTLTGTQVAGLALVVLASVIVMGVGKGPEEPGRIEAT from the coding sequence GTGTCTGCCGACCGGGTTCCCGCGCCTGTGCTGGTGTTCGGCGGGATCGTCTCGGTGCAGTTCGGCGGCGCCCTGGCCGCCACCCTGGTCCCGCAGATCGGAGCAGGCGGGTCGGTCCTGCTCCGGGTCGGCTTCGCGGCGCTGATCCTGCTGGCGGTCAGCCGGCCGACCCTCCGCGGGCACACCCGTGCCGACTGGGCGACGGTGGTCGCCTTCGGGTTCGCGCTGGGGCTGATGAACTGGAGCTTCTACGGCTCGCTCGCCCACCTGCCGCTCGGCGTGGCGGTCACGGTCGAGTTCCTCGGCCCGCTGGTGCTGACCACGGCGCTGTCGCGCCGGCCGCTGGACTTCGTCGCGGTGGCCGCTGCCGCCGGGGGCGTGCTGCTGATCTCGCGGGCGCTGAGCATCCCCCTGGGCGACCTCAGTTGGGTCGGCCTGCTGCTGGCGTTGACGGCCGGCGCCTGCTGGGCGGCGTACATCCTGCTCAGTGCCCGCACCGGCGCGGCCTTCGCCGAGCTTGACGGCCTCTCCCTCGCGTTGTGCGTGGCTGCCGTCGTGGTGCTGCCGGCCGGCCTGGCCGGCCACGACGTGTGGACCGCGGACCACGTGGCCAAGGGCCTGGGGCTCGCCGTGCTGTCCTCCCTGCTGCCGTACTCCCTGGAGCTGCTGGCGCTGCGCCGGCTCAAGGCTGCGGTGTTCGGCATCCTGCTCAGCGTCGAGCCGGCGGTCGCGGCGCTCGCCGGGCTGCTGGTGCTCGGGCAGACGCTGACCGGGACCCAGGTGGCCGGATTGGCCTTGGTGGTGCTCGCCAGTGTGATCGTGATGGGGGTGGGCAAGGGCCCCGAGGAGCCCGGCCGGATCGAGGCGACGTGA
- a CDS encoding ABC-F family ATP-binding cassette domain-containing protein produces the protein MGHVDVAGVRYQLPDGRVLLDDVSFRVGEGAKVALVGANGAGKTTLLRIVTGELTPHAGAVTRSGGLGVMRQHVGEGATTVAELLLSVAPPRVRAAAAEVERLELRLMDTDDEATQLKYASALAEYADAGGYDLEVAWDSCCTTALGLSFDRAKYRSLGTLSGGEQKRLVLEYLLAGPDQVLLLDEPDNYLDVPGKMWLEERIRESSKTILFISHDRELLSNTATRIVTVELSSGGSGAGNSTWTHPAGFGSYHQARRERFARFEELTKRWDEEHAKLRAQMLMYKQKSAYNSDMASRYRAAQTRLHKFEEAGPPIEQPREQQVTMRLRGGRTGKRAVVCEDLELDGLMRPFDLEVWYGERVAVLGSNGSGKSHFLRLLAAGGTRPEAEHLPVEDIEIAPVAHAGTAKLGARVRPGWFVQTHAHPELVGRTLLEILHRGDAGVDGRGRTGMGREQASRVLDRYELAHAAEQTFDSLSGGQQARFQILLLELSGATLLLLDEPTDNLDVESAEALEAGLATYDGTVLAVTHDRWFAASFDRFVVFGADGAVYESPEPVWDETRVERAR, from the coding sequence ATGGGTCACGTCGACGTCGCCGGAGTGCGCTACCAGCTCCCCGACGGCCGGGTGCTGCTCGACGATGTGTCCTTCCGGGTCGGCGAGGGCGCGAAGGTGGCCCTGGTCGGCGCCAACGGTGCCGGCAAGACCACGCTGCTGCGGATCGTCACCGGCGAGCTGACGCCGCATGCCGGCGCGGTCACGCGGTCCGGTGGCCTCGGCGTGATGCGTCAGCACGTCGGTGAGGGCGCGACCACGGTCGCCGAGCTGCTGCTGTCCGTGGCACCACCCCGGGTCCGGGCGGCGGCCGCGGAGGTGGAGCGGCTCGAGCTCAGGCTGATGGACACCGACGACGAGGCCACCCAGCTGAAGTACGCCTCCGCACTCGCCGAGTACGCCGACGCAGGTGGCTACGACCTCGAGGTGGCCTGGGACAGCTGCTGCACGACCGCGCTCGGCCTCTCCTTCGACCGCGCCAAGTACCGTTCCCTGGGCACTCTCTCCGGCGGCGAGCAGAAGCGCCTGGTGCTGGAATACCTGCTCGCCGGCCCCGACCAGGTACTGCTGCTCGACGAGCCGGACAACTACCTCGACGTCCCGGGCAAGATGTGGCTCGAGGAGCGGATCCGTGAGTCCAGCAAGACGATCCTGTTCATCAGCCACGACCGCGAGCTGTTGAGCAACACCGCCACCCGGATCGTGACGGTCGAGCTCTCGAGCGGTGGCTCGGGTGCCGGCAACTCCACCTGGACCCACCCGGCCGGGTTCGGCTCCTACCACCAGGCCAGGCGGGAGCGGTTCGCCCGCTTCGAGGAGCTGACCAAGCGCTGGGACGAGGAGCACGCGAAGCTGCGCGCACAGATGCTGATGTACAAGCAGAAGTCGGCGTACAACTCCGACATGGCCTCGCGCTACCGCGCTGCACAGACCAGGCTGCACAAGTTCGAGGAGGCCGGCCCACCCATCGAGCAGCCCCGCGAGCAGCAGGTCACGATGCGGCTGCGCGGTGGGCGCACGGGCAAGAGGGCAGTGGTCTGCGAGGATCTCGAGCTCGACGGTCTGATGAGGCCCTTCGACCTCGAGGTCTGGTACGGCGAACGGGTGGCCGTGCTCGGCTCCAACGGCTCGGGCAAGTCCCACTTCCTGCGGCTGCTGGCCGCGGGAGGGACCCGTCCGGAGGCCGAGCACCTGCCCGTCGAGGACATCGAGATCGCTCCCGTGGCGCACGCCGGGACGGCGAAGCTGGGGGCCCGGGTGCGCCCCGGCTGGTTCGTCCAGACGCACGCGCACCCCGAGCTGGTGGGCCGCACCCTGCTGGAGATCCTGCATCGCGGTGACGCCGGCGTCGACGGGAGGGGCCGCACGGGGATGGGGCGCGAGCAGGCGAGCCGGGTGCTGGACCGCTACGAGCTCGCGCACGCCGCCGAGCAGACCTTCGACTCGCTGTCCGGCGGTCAGCAGGCGCGGTTCCAGATCCTGCTGCTCGAGCTCTCAGGGGCGACCCTGCTGCTGCTCGACGAGCCGACCGACAACCTCGACGTGGAGTCGGCCGAGGCACTCGAGGCCGGACTGGCGACGTACGACGGCACCGTGCTCGCGGTGACCCACGACCGTTGGTTCGCAGCGTCCTTCGACCGCTTCGTGGTCTTCGGGGCCGACGGGGCGGTCTACGAGTCACCCGAGCCGGTCTGGGATGAGACGAGGGTCGAGCGGGCGCGGTGA
- a CDS encoding maleylpyruvate isomerase family mycothiol-dependent enzyme, with the protein MADVMALATEERRDLADYLATLTDEDWSQPSLCPRWSVRDVAGHVPSYDELGWPGLLALLARSRLSLERSNQRLVEQTRRRSTDDLVARLRQHAVPRGITAMFGGRIALTDTLIHHQDIRRALGHPRSVPAGRLVAALEFAPRARALPAPGNVRGLRLVATDLDWSSGSGPEVAGPGEALLVAVAGRSEALSDLSGPGLGLLAERVAGSSERS; encoded by the coding sequence ATGGCGGACGTGATGGCACTGGCCACGGAAGAGCGCCGGGACCTTGCCGACTACCTCGCGACCCTCACCGACGAGGATTGGTCGCAGCCCTCCCTGTGCCCGCGCTGGTCGGTGCGCGACGTGGCCGGCCACGTGCCGAGCTACGACGAGCTCGGCTGGCCTGGCCTGCTCGCGCTCCTCGCCCGGTCCAGGCTGTCGCTGGAGCGCAGCAACCAGCGCCTCGTCGAGCAGACCCGCCGACGGAGCACCGACGATCTGGTCGCACGCCTGCGCCAGCACGCCGTACCCCGGGGCATCACCGCCATGTTCGGGGGCCGGATCGCGCTCACCGACACCCTGATCCACCACCAGGACATCCGACGGGCCCTCGGTCACCCTCGCAGCGTGCCGGCTGGTCGGCTGGTCGCGGCGCTCGAGTTCGCGCCCCGTGCGCGTGCGCTGCCGGCACCGGGCAACGTCCGCGGCCTCCGGCTGGTGGCCACCGACCTCGACTGGAGCAGCGGCAGCGGTCCGGAGGTCGCCGGCCCCGGGGAGGCCCTGCTCGTCGCGGTCGCCGGCCGCTCGGAGGCGCTCTCAGACCTGAGTGGACCGGGGCTCGGCCTGTTGGCAGAGCGTGTGGCCGGGAGCAGCGAACGGTCGTGA
- a CDS encoding HNH endonuclease signature motif containing protein: MTLAPHRDDPAWPGESALPMEDCSPVGLAHRIRDARARVAAAETEVVVLALAWADAHPELGDDGQPVSPTRVDDDALAAHFVGIDPEQSLDSPAWAGLPPVAWDAPAGLAAACGLSTAAGRGLLRDVLVLAHRLPAIWARTRAGQVPAWRARMIATEVAGAPDDVVAAIDAALAPVADRAGQITVRRLVGEVMLRLYPEQVEAASLEALDRRYVRFDKEAVGHTGVSGMDIRADYADLDDLDTTLTALAEVLDRVHPDAAHDTLAVRRARALGVLADPALAHQLLTDVETSAPARIPGRSRTVLELRISDLALLGLDPVGHCRPETTNGFVTLAERIAAWCGRPATDLTVLPVLDPDAHRASDAYQVVGRLREIVDRRDRHCLFPYCTHPATACDHDHVHPYATGGSTCTCNLIPLCRHHHRLKTHAGYHAAVVEPGVVTWTTPHGHRFVVNRTGTLPSDRPPPLGARTSCFQESGRAGGRTGSRPFAAPGHTLCQQAEPRSTQV; the protein is encoded by the coding sequence ATGACACTGGCTCCGCATCGTGACGACCCGGCGTGGCCCGGTGAGTCGGCGCTGCCGATGGAGGACTGCTCGCCGGTAGGGCTGGCACACCGGATCCGCGACGCTCGCGCCCGGGTCGCGGCAGCGGAGACCGAAGTGGTGGTGCTGGCGTTGGCGTGGGCCGATGCGCATCCTGAGCTGGGCGATGACGGTCAGCCGGTCTCGCCGACCCGGGTCGATGACGACGCGTTGGCCGCCCATTTCGTCGGGATCGACCCTGAGCAGTCGCTGGACTCTCCCGCGTGGGCCGGCCTGCCACCGGTGGCCTGGGACGCGCCGGCCGGGCTGGCTGCAGCATGCGGGTTGTCCACGGCCGCTGGGCGGGGGTTGCTTCGGGACGTGCTGGTGCTGGCCCACCGACTGCCGGCGATCTGGGCCCGCACCCGGGCCGGGCAGGTGCCGGCCTGGCGGGCCCGGATGATCGCGACCGAGGTCGCCGGCGCGCCCGACGACGTGGTCGCCGCCATCGATGCCGCCCTCGCCCCGGTCGCCGACCGAGCCGGGCAGATCACCGTACGGCGCCTGGTCGGCGAGGTGATGCTGAGGCTGTATCCAGAGCAGGTGGAGGCAGCCAGCCTCGAGGCCTTGGACCGTCGATACGTGCGCTTTGACAAGGAGGCGGTCGGCCACACCGGAGTGAGCGGGATGGACATCCGCGCGGACTACGCCGACCTCGACGACCTCGACACCACCCTGACCGCGCTGGCCGAAGTGCTCGACCGGGTGCACCCCGACGCCGCCCACGACACCCTGGCGGTCCGCCGAGCCCGCGCCCTGGGCGTGCTCGCCGACCCTGCCCTGGCCCACCAGCTACTGACCGACGTTGAGACCAGCGCACCGGCTCGCATCCCGGGCCGGTCGCGCACCGTGCTGGAGCTACGGATCAGTGACCTGGCCCTGCTCGGCCTGGACCCCGTCGGCCACTGTCGGCCCGAGACCACCAACGGGTTCGTCACTCTGGCCGAGCGCATCGCCGCCTGGTGCGGCCGCCCAGCCACCGATCTGACCGTGCTCCCGGTCCTGGATCCCGACGCCCACCGGGCCAGCGACGCCTATCAGGTGGTCGGTCGGCTCCGCGAGATCGTCGACCGCCGCGACCGGCACTGCCTGTTCCCCTACTGCACCCATCCCGCGACCGCCTGCGACCACGACCACGTCCACCCCTACGCCACCGGCGGATCCACCTGCACCTGCAATCTCATCCCGCTATGCCGACACCACCACCGCCTCAAGACCCACGCCGGCTACCACGCGGCCGTCGTCGAACCAGGCGTCGTCACCTGGACGACGCCCCACGGTCACCGGTTCGTCGTCAATCGCACCGGCACCCTCCCTTCGGACCGTCCACCACCCCTGGGGGCACGCACCAGCTGCTTCCAGGAATCGGGCCGCGCCGGTGGTCGGACAGGCTCACGACCGTTCGCTGCTCCCGGCCACACGCTCTGCCAACAGGCCGAGCCCCGGTCCACTCAGGTCTGA